One Clupea harengus chromosome 3, Ch_v2.0.2, whole genome shotgun sequence DNA window includes the following coding sequences:
- the cdhr5b gene encoding cadherin-related family member 5 isoform X1: MTRPGLRTPGTLIPAALLLLTLLGQCQAQQTFCQLPPGDQVIQLPENTALDAVITTIIVQEGVALTLGDDFGGTFALTGPRVVLKIGLDYETLKDYRLEIGCAKEAETVAAISVLIVVGNINDNPPVFEKMTYELAVNELVAVETEVGRVTATDLDGLGSLYYRIVPPQEYFDLQNINLPAIKVKKRLDYDTIKKVEFTVVVQDTQTSAPPSFSATTTVIINILDIDNRPPWFQPCVETDINLAKVCINSGYQGKVTATQQETGTLPLQPGRLHAMDGDKGLEAAISYRLLSGNVNDIFAINPNTGDITMQKPVDVAGPIVLTVMAYQTTNPDQFATTTVVLEVKKMSLHPPRFDKDAYEGYISLDAGVDSLVLEGKDSSKPLRVQATDQDFADGVNPDVTYEVQDNSDFTITEQGFILMTRSVPAGPLSIQVRAVDAVSGQEDVAAVQVEVAPETPTTTAMPSTTADTSTATTDMSTATTDMSTATTDMSTATTDMSTATSEVMTSSASHITSPESSEPTSPQSTTEGPRVQAGAYRTEDMAALGASLGVLLLICLLFITLMAVHIKNHKTDWKKLKEVSHFHNNLAGVAPGLKSGVQYSNEGFQNTGDSGSTRSSRYSDEPDLMMDKVKPSKARAVEAPVTRSVAPQLGMVLSDASSLAESSTSEGGKEVKPILTKERKDDEGYKAVWFKTDIDPNAKEEVTIIPERAEQDDDDDVDDVNEVDDDADDEDNEDNDDASVGGYYPQTSDL, translated from the exons TCTGCCAGCTTCCCCCTGGCGATCAGGTCATCCAGTTGCCTGAAAACACGGCATTGGATGCTGTTATTACCACGATCATTGTTCAAGAGGGGGTGGCTCTCACCCTCGGAGACGACTTCGGAGGGACATTTGCCCTGACAGGACCAAGGGTCGTCCTGAAAATAGGTTTAGACTATGAG ACTTTGAAAGATTATCGTCTGGAGATTGGGTGTGCCAAAGAAGCTGAGACCGTC GCTGCCATTAGTGTCTTAATCGTCGTGGGGAATATAAATGATAACCCTCCAGTATTTGAGAAGATGACCTATGAACTGGCAGTCAATGAG CTGGTTGCTGTGGAAACAGAGGTCGGCCGTGTGACTGCCACTGATCTTGATGGATTGGGCTCACTGTATTACCGGATCGTGCCCCCCCAG GAATACTTTGATCTGCAGAACATAAACCTGCCGGCCATCAAGGTGAAGAAGCGCCTTGATTATGACACTATTAAAAAAGTGGAGTTCACTGTGGTTGTCCAG GACACACAGACCTCGGCCCCACCATCTTTTAGCGCTACCACTACAGTCATCATCAACATCTTAGACATCGACAACCGGCCGCCCTGGTTTCAGCCCTGTGTTGAGACTGATATCAACCTTGCCAAAGTCTGCATCAACTCAGGCTACCAGGGAAAGGTCACTGCAACACAGCAAGAG ACTGGCACTCTGCCTTTACAGCCGGGACGCCTTCATGCTATGGACGGCGATAAGGGCCTCGAAGCAGCGATTTCCTACAGATTGCTGAGTG GAAACGTGAATGACATCTTTGCCATCAACCCAAACACTGGAGATATTACAATGCAGAAACCTGTTGATGTGGCAGGTCCTATTGTTCTGACAGTTATG GCTTATCAGACGACCAATCCAGATCAGTTCGCCACGACAACAGTGGTGCTGGAGGTGAAGAAGATGAGCCTGCATCCACCCCGGTTTGACAAGGACGCCTACGAAGGCTACATCTCCTTGGACGCAGGCGTGGACAGTCTGGTGCTGGAAGGGAAGGACTCCAGCAAACCGCTCAGGGTGCAGGCCACAGACCAGGACTTTGCTGAT GGGGTGAATCCTGACGTGACGTATGAGGTTCAGGACAACAGTGACTTCACCATCACAGAGCAGGGCTTCATACTCATGACAAGGAGTGTCCCTGCCGGCCCTCTGTCCATCCAG GTCCGTGCTGTGGACGCGGTCAGCGGTCAGGAGGATGTGGCTGCTGTGCAGGTGGAGGTGGCACCAG AGACGCCAACTACTACAGCTATGCCATCTACGACTGCAGACACTTCAACGGccaccacagacatgtcaacggccaccacagacatgtcaacagccaccacagacatgtcaacagccaccacagacatgtcaaccGCCACCTCAGAAGTCATGACTAGTAGTGCCTCCCACATAACTTCACCTGAGAGCTCAGAGCCAACCTCTCCACAGAGCACAACAG aGGGCCCCAGGGTCCAGGCTGGTGCGTATCGCACGGAGGACATGGCGGCTCTGGGGGCGTCTCTAGGCGTCCTGCTCCTCATCTGCCTGCTCTTCATCACCCTCATGGCCGTCCACATCAAGAACCACAAAACAGACTGGAAAAAGCTCAAGGAAGTCAGCCATTTCCACAACAAT CTGGCCGGGGTTGCTCCAGGGCTGAAGAGTGGAGTGCAGTACTCTAACGAGGGCTTCCAGAACACCGGCGACTCGGGCAGCACACGCAGCTCCAGATACTCAGATGAACCAGATCTGATGATGGACAAGGTCAAGCCCAGTAAGGCCCGTGCAGTTGAGGCGCCGGTCACCCGGTCCGTGGCGCCCCAGCTTGGGATGGTCCTTAGCGACGCCAGCAGCCTGGCTGAGAGCAGCACGAGCGAGGGGGGCAAGGAGGTGAAGCCCATCCTCaccaaagagagaaaagacgaCGAGGGCTACAAGGCCGTCTGGTTTAAAACAGACATTGACCCCAACGCCAAGGAGGAGGTGACCATCATCCCAGAACGGGCTGAGCAGGACGACGATGACGACGTTGATGATGTTAACGAAGTTGACGACGATGCCGACGATGAAGACAATGAAGACAATGATGACGCGTCTGTGGGTGGTTATTACCCACAAACGTCTGACTTGTAA
- the cdhr5b gene encoding cadherin-related family member 5 isoform X2, protein MTRPGLRTPGTLIPAALLLLTLLGQCQAQQTFCQLPPGDQVIQLPENTALDAVITTIIVQEGVALTLGDDFGGTFALTGPRVVLKIGLDYETLKDYRLEIGCAKEAETVAAISVLIVVGNINDNPPVFEKMTYELAVNELVAVETEVGRVTATDLDGLGSLYYRIVPPQEYFDLQNINLPAIKVKKRLDYDTIKKVEFTVVVQDTQTSAPPSFSATTTVIINILDIDNRPPWFQPCVETDINLAKVCINSGYQGKVTATQQETGTLPLQPGRLHAMDGDKGLEAAISYRLLSGNVNDIFAINPNTGDITMQKPVDVAGPIVLTVMAYQTTNPDQFATTTVVLEVKKMSLHPPRFDKDAYEGYISLDAGVDSLVLEGKDSSKPLRVQATDQDFADGVNPDVTYEVQDNSDFTITEQGFILMTRSVPAGPLSIQVRAVDAVSGQEDVAAVQVEVAPEGPRVQAGAYRTEDMAALGASLGVLLLICLLFITLMAVHIKNHKTDWKKLKEVSHFHNNLAGVAPGLKSGVQYSNEGFQNTGDSGSTRSSRYSDEPDLMMDKVKPSKARAVEAPVTRSVAPQLGMVLSDASSLAESSTSEGGKEVKPILTKERKDDEGYKAVWFKTDIDPNAKEEVTIIPERAEQDDDDDVDDVNEVDDDADDEDNEDNDDASVGGYYPQTSDL, encoded by the exons TCTGCCAGCTTCCCCCTGGCGATCAGGTCATCCAGTTGCCTGAAAACACGGCATTGGATGCTGTTATTACCACGATCATTGTTCAAGAGGGGGTGGCTCTCACCCTCGGAGACGACTTCGGAGGGACATTTGCCCTGACAGGACCAAGGGTCGTCCTGAAAATAGGTTTAGACTATGAG ACTTTGAAAGATTATCGTCTGGAGATTGGGTGTGCCAAAGAAGCTGAGACCGTC GCTGCCATTAGTGTCTTAATCGTCGTGGGGAATATAAATGATAACCCTCCAGTATTTGAGAAGATGACCTATGAACTGGCAGTCAATGAG CTGGTTGCTGTGGAAACAGAGGTCGGCCGTGTGACTGCCACTGATCTTGATGGATTGGGCTCACTGTATTACCGGATCGTGCCCCCCCAG GAATACTTTGATCTGCAGAACATAAACCTGCCGGCCATCAAGGTGAAGAAGCGCCTTGATTATGACACTATTAAAAAAGTGGAGTTCACTGTGGTTGTCCAG GACACACAGACCTCGGCCCCACCATCTTTTAGCGCTACCACTACAGTCATCATCAACATCTTAGACATCGACAACCGGCCGCCCTGGTTTCAGCCCTGTGTTGAGACTGATATCAACCTTGCCAAAGTCTGCATCAACTCAGGCTACCAGGGAAAGGTCACTGCAACACAGCAAGAG ACTGGCACTCTGCCTTTACAGCCGGGACGCCTTCATGCTATGGACGGCGATAAGGGCCTCGAAGCAGCGATTTCCTACAGATTGCTGAGTG GAAACGTGAATGACATCTTTGCCATCAACCCAAACACTGGAGATATTACAATGCAGAAACCTGTTGATGTGGCAGGTCCTATTGTTCTGACAGTTATG GCTTATCAGACGACCAATCCAGATCAGTTCGCCACGACAACAGTGGTGCTGGAGGTGAAGAAGATGAGCCTGCATCCACCCCGGTTTGACAAGGACGCCTACGAAGGCTACATCTCCTTGGACGCAGGCGTGGACAGTCTGGTGCTGGAAGGGAAGGACTCCAGCAAACCGCTCAGGGTGCAGGCCACAGACCAGGACTTTGCTGAT GGGGTGAATCCTGACGTGACGTATGAGGTTCAGGACAACAGTGACTTCACCATCACAGAGCAGGGCTTCATACTCATGACAAGGAGTGTCCCTGCCGGCCCTCTGTCCATCCAG GTCCGTGCTGTGGACGCGGTCAGCGGTCAGGAGGATGTGGCTGCTGTGCAGGTGGAGGTGGCACCAG aGGGCCCCAGGGTCCAGGCTGGTGCGTATCGCACGGAGGACATGGCGGCTCTGGGGGCGTCTCTAGGCGTCCTGCTCCTCATCTGCCTGCTCTTCATCACCCTCATGGCCGTCCACATCAAGAACCACAAAACAGACTGGAAAAAGCTCAAGGAAGTCAGCCATTTCCACAACAAT CTGGCCGGGGTTGCTCCAGGGCTGAAGAGTGGAGTGCAGTACTCTAACGAGGGCTTCCAGAACACCGGCGACTCGGGCAGCACACGCAGCTCCAGATACTCAGATGAACCAGATCTGATGATGGACAAGGTCAAGCCCAGTAAGGCCCGTGCAGTTGAGGCGCCGGTCACCCGGTCCGTGGCGCCCCAGCTTGGGATGGTCCTTAGCGACGCCAGCAGCCTGGCTGAGAGCAGCACGAGCGAGGGGGGCAAGGAGGTGAAGCCCATCCTCaccaaagagagaaaagacgaCGAGGGCTACAAGGCCGTCTGGTTTAAAACAGACATTGACCCCAACGCCAAGGAGGAGGTGACCATCATCCCAGAACGGGCTGAGCAGGACGACGATGACGACGTTGATGATGTTAACGAAGTTGACGACGATGCCGACGATGAAGACAATGAAGACAATGATGACGCGTCTGTGGGTGGTTATTACCCACAAACGTCTGACTTGTAA